A stretch of DNA from Cryptomeria japonica chromosome 4, Sugi_1.0, whole genome shotgun sequence:
ACTCTATAGCCTCACATGCTCACATAAACAATTTGAATCCATACAACAATATTCAAATACATAAAACATAACAATTTGCCGAGATAGAGCGAGTTGTAGAACATAAACTTCCAATTCTGGCACCAATGATTTCAAAGTTAAAAAAATCAGTTGTATATTACCGAATTCTCCATTTTTCCTGACATTTCTACATAATTTATACCAAATTTATGAAATTCCGCAGTCACAACAGACCCCTAGGATACTTGACTGTTCGACTTCCTCATCCTAAAAAACCAAACAAGACATTTGCATTGGAATAAAAATTCCGAAATGACAAACCTCTGTTGGACACCGACATTGGGATAGCAATCTCGAACCGAAACCTGAAACAACCATTGGGATAACTAAAACAGGCAGAGTAACCATTTTGAGTAATCCCGATGGAGTAACTTATTCTGATGTCCCTCTTTCAGCATAGCTATACCGAACGAGGCAATTGGACAACTATCGACATAACCTTCCATAGTCGGTTAAACAATATTTGCCAATCCCGATAGATGAAACTATCCTGATGACCCTTAATCGAGATCACTTAACCCAATGAAATTTTCTTACAACAACGACATTTTATCAAGATAACTATCCAGATGACCACTATGGCAACTTTTTATAGCAATGACACGTTATTGGTATAACTTATCTCGatgacaacatttgacaacttttgaaCAACTTTACAGACTTGCAAATTGTGACTCCAGATTTGACATACCCATCTAAAAACATGAAAttacattacaaatggtctcaatagaccttattgaatcatagtagacctaaccctaactcctaCAACTCAAAACCTATTTACTAGAttccaggtgctcctgcaccaaacacCCAGAGAGGAAAAAGTTCATGCTCTTGATGAAATGAGGTCTACAACATTGTCTTGAATTTCAACACTCTAACGATCCTCCTCGAGCATGCAACTACTCCCATCTATCTTCATCTTCACCTTGGGCTTGGCTTTTCCCAAGCAACTTAGCGCTTCTCTTGACTGGTCACCTTGGATATGCACCTCCATGCTTTGGCTTGATTGTACCTTCTTCATCCAACTGTTGCCAACTGATCTCTTGGTCTCATTCATCTCTAAACATCCCATACTCTTTCCTTCCTCTTCCCTTGGCTTAACTTCTACCATCATGATCATCACATCAATGAAGCATTAAGCTACTTATTTCCCTCTTTGTCTTTGAATTCTTTTCTTCACTATCACCTTTAGGTTCCTTATGCTTAGAACCACTGTCATACCAGCATTTAAATGGCTTCTTCTCAAATCTAGCAACCAAGGACATCCTATTGTCTTAACCACAAAACTAACTCTTTTCTCCACTTCTCTTGGAGACTTCACATACATAGTGTATTTGGCCTTCTCTTGGCCTGCCACTTGCTTAGTCCCTTCCACCTTTGGGACTCTctgcaaactcttcttcttctcatcttcttcaccTCTTGGGGTGACTAATCCTTGTCGTGGTCTTTGGCTTACCATTTCTTTGTTTGGGTTCTCACATTGCACTACACCTTGCATATGGTGTTCTTCCACTTTGATCTCTACATTTTCAAAcggataaaattttgtttgagtagTGTTTGACTGCCCTACAACTTCTCTTTCCCTCAAGGGACACACTACCATTCCCATCGTGACTTCCTCAAGCCTTTCTTCGATTTCCTCTTCCTTCATCATCTCAACCTTCGAGATCTCTTTATTATCTGATTCCTCATTCCCTCTGTCAACATTCATCTGCTGCCTTTCACGTTTTTGTCCAATCAGTGGACAATACTCTTCCTCCATTGTGGCTTGGCTAGACCTTTCTTGCCTTTCATTAGGCATTGTTCTTGCCTTCTTCTCCTTGGCAGTGATTGCCCCATCACTACAATGACTCTCCTCTTGCCTTATAGGTTCCCTTTTACCCTAAATAAGTACTCTTCTAaccttgtcttttccttgattttCTTCTACCAATGGAGTCAAATCAAAACAAATACCATCTTTTTTATTCTTATAACTATTGTGTCTCCCATCATACAAAGCATCCCTATTACATACCCATGGAAATCCCAATAGCAAAGGACATGTATTCATAGGTAtaacatcacacaaaatcttgtccTTATATGGGTCTATTTCAAACTCAACCCAAGTTTGTTCCTTCACAATCAAAGTATGCTCACCATTCAACCAGGAAACAGAGTAAGGTGCTTCATGAGGAAAACATTTTAAGAGCAACTTATCCACCATTTCCTAAGATATCGGATTATCCAAATTGCATGAATCAACCATCACGTTGCATACCTTGCCTTGATAGAAACATTTGGTCTTGAAGATGGCATTCCTTTGTAGTATCTCTTCCTCCAAGGATTTTTTTATTGCCATGATGTCCTTTCACCTTCCAACAGATCTAATCcctgtagctctgataccaattgatgcaatacAAAAATCCCCACCTTCAAACTTACCATTATATGCTCATCACATTAGCAACACAGGGTGTTGTGACAATCGGGTTAGGGGGAAATCGACAATTTTCTAATAGAACCCTAGTTATCAGGCAATCTCGTGAAAAATCTACAAGGTCTCAACTATTCATAATTTTAACCATCGGCAAATGGAAGATAACCCACAACTCTATACCCTCACGTGCTCACATGAACAATTTGAATCCATATAGCAATATTCAAATACAAAAAACATAACAAAGTGCAGAGACAGAGCAAGTTGCAGAACATAAACTTCCAATTCTGGTGCCAATGATTTCAAAGTTCAAAAAATCAGTTGTATATTACCGAATTCTCCATTTTTCTCACCGTTgctatacaatttataccaaatttatGCATTCTTGCAGTCACAACAAACCCCTGGGATGCTTGACCGTTCGAATTTCACATCCAGAAAAACCAAACAAGACATCTACATCAGAATAACAATTCTGAAATGACAAACCTCTGTTGGACACCGACGTCGGGATAGCATTCCCGAACTGAAACCTGAAACACCCATCGGGATAACTAGAATAGGCAGAGTAACCATTTTGAGTAATCCCAATGGAGTAACTTATTATGATGTCCCTCTTGCAGCATAACTATACCGAACAAGGCAGTTAGATAATTATCAACATAACCTTCCATAATCGGTTAAACAATATTTGCCAATCCCGATAGACGAAACTATCCCGATGACCCTTTATCAAGATAACTTAACCcgatgacaactttttacaacaaCAACATTTTATCGAGATAACTATCTCGATAACCACTATGAAAACTTTTTACAACAATGACACGTTATCGGTATAACTTATCTCGatgacaacatttgacaacttttgaaCAACTTTATAGACTTGCAAATTGTGACTCCAGATTTGACATACCCATCTAAAAACATGAAATTACATTACAAATGGTCTTCGTAGACCTTATTGAATCACAGtagacctaaccctaactcctaCAACTCAAAACCTATTTACTAGATTTCAGGTGCTCCTGCACCCAAAATATTGGGTTTGGCAACTGCAAGCCTAATCAATTCGTAAAATAAAGATCTAAGAAAAGTAGAATCTCTAACTAGTTGGAAAATTTGAGCAATGCTTGTTTAAAGACTTAACAGTCTTAGGTCTAGTGAGATAACCCCATAAGAGTGCTCATCACAAACCAACAATTGGATCATTTAAAGAGCATACATACTTGTTAGGgttatttaatgaaaaataaaaatctctCGATAAGGTTATGAACTATAATGAGCTTAATATGATGGGACTTGCAAGAGTCCTTGATCCAAGTATTAACGAATTACTCTAACGAAATATCACCTATATAAGCTAGCAAGTTATAGTTTTCATACCACTTACACAAAAAGTCTATGTATCTATTGATTAATCATTATCTTATTGTAGATTTCTAAAACAAACTTCTTAGTCACTTGGTGCCATCCTCattttcaaccaaaaaaaaatacaaaactaaatCTATATTAATATATCTAATCTAGACTCAAAGACAAAATcgttttaaaaaaataaagaaaatggtgggcaattaaaaaatataaaataacacATGCAACTAAATTATTGATAACGTTGACTGTCAGTTTAATATATAATTTCAAATCCCCTCCCGAAAGTACTATTTTTCaatgtaaaatataaaatattaatgtaTGAAATCCAGCTAATTGCATGAGGAGAACAGTCAGCATACACTGCTGgcgtaaataaaataataaattaaggtcaagtaaataaaataaattaaggcCAAGCCATGTGGGCTTCTACTCTCAAGCCGCCGGTTGACTCGGGCTAAAGTAATGCGCTAACTAAAAGCTGGTGCCACTGCTTATTGCTGACTAATTTATTTTGCTAGCGACTGTAAATACTTTCGTGGCGGCTGAAACTGCTTTGATTGTGACTGTAAATGCTTTTTTTTTCCGGCTTGTAACTTAGTTGTTTGAGAGATAATGGTGATTTCATTGGGACACAGTCAAAATGAATGCAAGCTGTCTCTTGGAACAGCAGAGGAGCCTAATCTGTGCTATATAAACACTTCATTGCGTTTGATTTGAATATCAGAGAGCAGTTTCTGTGCTCCTCTGCAAGGAAAGGAAGAGCTTGCTCTGTCAAGTGCAGTAGATTAGAACAGAGATTGGGTACTGGTGTTTTGGCTCGAGAATGGCGGAGTTTCAATGGGGAGGAGGCGGTAGCCTCTGTCCCCGGCTTATTACACTGCTGCTGCTAGGATTCATTGTCATCATTAGCAATGCTGCTTCTACAAATGCTGAGGAGGGCCGTATTCTGAGTGAATATGAGTACAAATCTCCCCCTCCTccatcaccatctcctcctccgcCTTATTACTACAACTCTCCACCCCCTccatcaccatctcctcctcctccttactACTACAAGTCTCCACCGCCTCCATCCCCATCTCCTCCTCCCCCTTACTACTACAAGTCTCCACCCCCACCATCACCATCTCCTCCACCCCCTTATTACTACAAGTCCCCACCCCCTccctcaccatctcctcctccaccttaCTATTACAAGTCTCCGCCCCCACCATCACCATCTCCTCCACCCCCTTATTACTACAAGTCCCCACCCCCTccctcaccatctcctcctccaccttaCTATTACAAGTCTCCGCCCCCACCATCACCATCTCCTCCACCCCCTTATTACTACAAGTCCCCATCCCCTccctcaccatctcctcctccaccttaCTATTACAAGTCTCCGCCCCCACCAtcaccatctccacctccccctTACTACTACAAGTCTCCGCCCCCACCAtcaccatctccacctccccctTACTATAAGTCTCCACCTCCTccctcaccatctcctcctcccccTTACTACTACAAGTCCCCACCTCCTCCCTCACCATCTCCCCCTCCCCCTTACTACTATAAGTCTCCACCCCCACCatcaccatctccacctcctccttaCTATTACAAGTCTCCACCTCCACCATCACCATATCCTCCTCCTCCCTATTACTACAAGTCTCCACCCCCTccctcaccatctcctcctcctccttactACTATAAGTCTCCACCCCCTCCCtcaccatcaccacctcctcctTATTACTACAAGTCTCCTCCACCACCGTCACCATCAGCTCCACCACCATACTACTATAAGTCCCCACCTCCACCATCACCATACTTTCCTCCACCTTGCTATTACAAGCCTCCCCATCATAGCCACCACCATCACACGCACCACCACCATCAAAAACATCACAAGTCCCCACTTCCACCATCACCACCAACCCATGAACCATATTACTATAAGTCTCCACCTCCACCATCACCTTCCTCTCATCCATCATACTATTACAAGTCCCCTCCTCCACCGACATACTATTACAAgtccccaccaccaccatcacaCTCTCCTCCTCCCCCATACTACTAcaaatcacctcctcctccatccccttcACCTCCACCTCCTTATTACTATAAGTCACCCCCTCCTCCATCACCATCACCCTCTCCAATGTACTACTACAAGTCACCCCCTCCACCATCTCCCTCACCACCACCAATCTATTACTACAagtcacctcctcctccatctccctcaccTCCACCACCCTACTACTACAAGTCACCTCCCCCTCCatcaccatctccacctccaccataTTACTACAAGTCTCCACCCCCTccatcaccatctcctcctcctccttattACTACAAGTCTCCACCCATTCCCTCACCATCACCTCCACCACCATACTACTACAAgtccccaccaccaccatcaccttctcctcctcctccatacTACTATAAGTCCCCACCTCCACCAtcaccttctcctcctcctccatacTACTACAAGTCCCCTCCTCCCCCATCACCTTCTCCTCCACCACCATACTATTACAAgtccccaccaccaccatcaccctctcctcctcctccatatTACTAcaaatcacctcctcctccatccccttcACCTCCACCTCCTTATTACTACAAGTCACCCCCTCCTCcatcaccatccccacctccaccatccccacctccaccataCTACTAcaaatctcctcctcctccatctccttcaCCTCCACCTCCATACTATTACAAGTCTCCTCCTCCACCCTCACCTTCTCCTCCCCCACCTTACTACTACAAATCACCCCCTCCTCCATCTTCTTCACCACCACCTCCTTACTACTATAAGTCTCCTCCCCCACCATCCCCTTCACCCCCACCTCCCTACTACTACaagtctcctcctcctccatccccttcGCCACCACCTCCTTACTACTACAAGTCTCCTCCCCCACCATCTCCTTCACCCCCACCTCCGTACTACTACAAGTCTCCTCCCCCACCATCGCCTTCACCTCCACCTCCCTACTATTACAAgtctccaccacctccatctccttccCCACCACCACCATATCAGTACACATCCCCTCCACCTCCAATTCCATCCCCACCTTACGTCTACAggtcccctcctcctccatctccttctcCTCCTCCCCTATACTATTAACATTCTCCACCTCTACCACTATAGACTGCTGTCACAAAGTGTGTTCCTTTTCAGTAggtgagttttctctaacctttttgATGAATGTTGGTCCTTCAATTTAGTTTTCTCAAGGCAGTACATATGATAACTATGAACTAATGATTTCTTTATTCTGACGTTTTATAGGTCATGAAACATTCAATACAATAACTGTCTGCTCGAATAAAAAATCAATCTTTGGGCCAGTACCATCTCCGTCTTATTTAGTTTTTGACAATGTAGCTGGTATTGCAATAGTACTGTTGAGAAGTTTTATTGCAAATGTCACTGCGAGATTTGTGAACTTGAGATCAGTATTGCTAGCTGTACTTGTTAGTAATAGGCTGATTGGTATTAGTTTCGTTCAGATGGGGTATTTGAAGAGAGACTGAGGCGCAATGAAAGCTGAGTTAAAAAAATTGGCTGTCTTCAGCAGTGAAGAATAGGGATCTCTTTTTATGCTCTGTTTGTACATCATTATTTATTCTATTTCCATTCAGTTTTGAGAGGAATTCGTTTATTCATGGCTGTGCTACTGAATAAAATTGAATAAAGTGCCAGCTAATAAGCTCATTAATCTCCAGTCTTCAATCCAATTTTTGTACTTCAGTTCTCATTTAAAAAATTGAAGTGCATGCTTTATTCCGAATGATTTGACAGCTTGCTTCAATGGACATTGTTTGCGTTATCTTTCACCAATTAAAGTTGAGTTTTAATAAGACACTAACATAATACAGAATGCCATTCATGTCTCTTTATGCCTTGAAAAACTTAAATCAGTCGTGATAATTTTAACAGTCGACCTCACCCTAAAGCAAAATGTGCATGGAAGTAATCAATCTTTGTATTAGGATACAGTTGCCGTTGTCATTACGATTTTCTTTTTTCGTTTATGGTAATATAGGATAGAAGTCGAAAAAAATTGATTGTATTTTTACAGTAAAGAAGTTAAGTTATGATCATACGACTATCAAATTTAATTTATTGGGATTCATAGTCATGTAATCAGTCCTTGGAAGTTTTTATCAGATAATTAAAAAACTCAGAGTGAAAATGATTAATCAAGCTCTCATATACAAGCTCAGAATTATTAATTTTGAACAACTCCTCCATAATTTTGAACAAACTTTACATTAGGTTTCCTCTGATGAAGCCAGTTTGGTCCACTTCTACCTGTGAATATACTGCATCAAGTATGAACTGATTTTAATGGTAACAACTCTAAAGCTCTCAGCTTTCTACTAGATTGAATGTTTCTATTTTTTATGGCTCCTTACTGTTTTTCTCAAGGTTTCTCTTCATTGTACTGAGCTCTTCCTCCAAATTCCTCAATCTGAGACTTGTAGGTTCATAGTCTGACTTCAAATGTGCAGCTTGGTAAAAAAAATACATCTCTCTTCAAGATTATTCCTAATGGAAATACCCCCAATCCTCATCAGTTCTAGACCTAATAGCATCTGATAGAAAATTCCCTGAAAGGGTTGAAGTTCTCTGAAAAAAAGCCAATAAATCAATGTTATCAGTCCTCTCAATTTGCAATATATATCAGCTGGGCCAAATACCATGTTTGCACTTGCTGCAAGAACACTGCTTGGAGTATTCGTCATAGAGGCATTAAGTCATTCTTAACAGTATCAATTCATTTCATGGAACAATTTTTGAACCTTGAGAAATTTGCAGACAGAAAGGCATTCCTTGTGTGAGAGTTGAGAATGTGCCTGCATGTGTGCAGAAAACTGGCATCAACTAAAGTATCCTTGGTAGATGGTTAATGTTGGAAAATATTGATTAGCAAAAAGCTCAGAATATAATTATAACAGATCCAAAATATCCCCAATCCAAAATTTCCCATGATTGGGGATATTTTGTTGTTAGATACTAAAGAGAAAATGCAGTCAATGAAGCAAGTCTCAAGCAATTCTGAACTGAAATCCATATGAAAACCTAATGAAGGATGCCATTATAGGAGCATTTAGACTTAAAGAGGCTACTTGATGGATTGCAAATCTTACTGTAAGGTATATGTGGACTGCTTTGGAGAGTAAATCATGATTAGACCATGCAGAAGGCGGCAAACCCTAATAAGTTCAAAGAATTTACATAGATTTAATTTGTTGCCATTAGCAATCTACACAAGATATTTATTCCAGAGACTAGCCACAGTAAAACTGTGGGCTGCAAAAATTGTTACATTCCTCTGTAATGTCCCTGTCTAAATATTTAGGACAAATAACTTTAAGATTTGCAATAGTTTTGCAATACTTAAAACTAGATAATACAAATTTAAATTCCATTTCAAATGTTTGCACTCATTGATAATTTAGATTCAAACTGGGTTACAAATATAAAATAGAATGCAGAACCTTTCTTACATTCAATAGGACTTTAATACATCACAAAATGCTGCTACAACAACTTTAACAAATTGTAGATATGACAAGGAACTCATACCAATAAGGTAGACAGAAAAGGGGAGTTTGAACATGCAGTTCCAAAAAGAGGATAGCGAAAAATGTTGGGGAAAGGACTCAAACTCGGTACCATGTTTAAGGTATGCTTGCACCACCAACAACAATAGGATATAAGTACTCTAAGTAGAAGAGATGAGTAAAATATTAGAGATGCATAGGAATAAGTACTCTAGGTAGAAGAGATGAATAATGTATGTAGTTATTGAGGAAGTTATGAAAATGCAAATTGAGTAAAAAGTATGAAAAATCAAATTGAGTCAAAAAGGTACGAAAAATCAAATTTAGGCAAAAAGGCATGCCAAGAAAAGGAGCTCTATAATATCAACAATTGGCAAATAGTTAGAAGATTGGACATGCTTCAACACTTAGAGACTTTGGGGACCTTGGATAGACAAAATGGGGAAttggaggaagaacatatacacaaaatcaaacaaaggaagacaCAAAAAATAGGAAATTATTACAAAAACGGGACATTACAAGTTTGTCTTACTCAATTTTTTTTTCCCTGAATCAATTTAAAGTTTGGATGCTCCAAAATCTGCAGCCCTTCCCAAGTTGCATCTTCAATAGGAAGGTTCTTCCACCAAATCAAATATATAGTGATGTTTTTACCTCTCAACTTCTCTTTCATAACCTCCACAATTGCATTATGAACTAGAATAAATTTGCCTTCTTGAATTAATGGAGGCAACTCAACTGATGGTGCAAAATGTTTTCCAAGTGCTCATTTGAGACAAGACATATGGAAAACATTAGGGATCTTACTTTATGCAGGCTGCTCCAACTTGTATGCAAATTCATGAACTACTTCAGAGTTTGTAAAGTTTGTAGAAACGAGGTTTGAGTTTATCTAGTCCACTTGTCTTCAAAGATGATTATTGGTAGGTTTGCAACCTTACAAACACCATTTCTATAATCTTGAATTTTCTCTCCATTATATGATGGTCTACCTACAACTTTTGTTGATTTCACACCTACTACGGATTATCCTTGAGTGATTTCAAGATGCCTTGGTCTTTCTTGATCATATCACCCACTCTTGGAACCCTATAGTCAATGAAAACAAGGTCAACAAAAGTTTGGGATCCATACTTGTATAAGGCCACGAAGGGTGTCATCCTATTAAACATGTGGTAAGTAGTGTTATAACAATGCTCTCCCAAATGAAGCCATTTGATCCATGGCAATAGATGACCAACATATAACTTTTCAAATAAACTTCCACCCATTTGTTCACAATCCCAATTTGTTCATCCATTTGGGGGTGGTACTTAGTGTTTGGTCTGAGCTTGATTCTTACCAAATGAAAGAGCTCTTGCCAAAGCAGGATAAAAATATTGACTCTATCTATCACTCACAATATTCTTAGGTGGTCTATGAAGCCTAAGCACTCCCTTCAAGAATAGGTTAGCCACTTATGGTGTCTTAACATATGAAGAAATAGAAAAATAAGTGTGCATAGTTCATGAGCCTATCCATAACCACTTATATGCATTCCTTACCTTGGTTTTTAGGAATTTTAGTGATGAAATACATCGAACTACTTTCCCACTTTTTCTCTAGAATAGGTAAGGGTTACAAGAATCTTGTTGAGAATGTTCTCTTTATTTTATTTCACTAAAAAATTGTACATTCTCCAATGTGTCTTAGGATATCATCATTGAGTCATTTCCATATGAATCTCTCATTTATTTTCTTATATGTTTTGAAATATCCAAGTTGTCCTCCAAAGGGAGTATGGAGTATCATgaacaaatttcaaaatatttccCTTCATTCTTGATTTATGCACTAAataaatttcttcttcttttttttaatagAGAATGGGTTAATTGAACACAGGAAtctctcatccaacatcttctctTCCAAAACATTTGTCACAAACTCATTCTTAGCATATTATACTATGAT
This window harbors:
- the LOC131061094 gene encoding extensin-2-like; protein product: MAEFQWGGGGSLCPRLITLLLLGFIVIISNAASTNAEEGRILSEYEYKSPPPPSPSPPPPYYYNSPPPPSPSPPPPYYYKSPPPPSPSPPPPYYYKSPPPPSPSPPPPYYYKSPPPPSPSPPPPYYYKSPPPPSPSPPPPYYYKSPPPPSPSPPPPYYYKSPPPPSPSPPPPYYYKSPSPPSPSPPPPYYYKSPPPPSPSPPPPYYYKSPPPPSPSPPPPYYKSPPPPSPSPPPPYYYKSPPPPSPSPPPPYYYKSPPPPSPSPPPPYYYKSPPPPSPYPPPPYYYKSPPPPSPSPPPPYYYKSPPPPSPSPPPPYYYKSPPPPSPSAPPPYYYKSPPPPSPYFPPPCYYKPPHHSHHHHTHHHHQKHHKSPLPPSPPTHEPYYYKSPPPPSPSSHPSYYYKSPPPPTYYYKSPPPPSHSPPPPYYYKSPPPPSPSPPPPYYYKSPPPPSPSPSPMYYYKSPPPPSPSPPPIYYYKSPPPPSPSPPPPYYYKSPPPPSPSPPPPYYYKSPPPPSPSPPPPYYYKSPPIPSPSPPPPYYYKSPPPPSPSPPPPYYYKSPPPPSPSPPPPYYYKSPPPPSPSPPPPYYYKSPPPPSPSPPPPYYYKSPPPPSPSPPPPYYYKSPPPPSPSPPPPSPPPPYYYKSPPPPSPSPPPPYYYKSPPPPSPSPPPPYYYKSPPPPSSSPPPPYYYKSPPPPSPSPPPPYYYKSPPPPSPSPPPPYYYKSPPPPSPSPPPPYYYKSPPPPSPSPPPPYYYKSPPPPSPSPPPPYQYTSPPPPIPSPPYVYRSPPPPSPSPPPLYY